From Burkholderia pseudomultivorans, the proteins below share one genomic window:
- a CDS encoding DUF1839 family protein, producing the protein MKFVSRDGEDRSFEDVRHRARHYRPHPLHGHEMVWKQTNCYVDMWLEVLRWWGFNPYAALPFTIALDFEGDQFTFFKFPHDELERLYGIVVQEHSIYEPLDRHVETQVARGHLMIVEVDAWFLPDTRGISYRTQHTKTTIGIDAIDRAHRQLGYFHNSGYYVAEGVDYDGLVGDGSPMTLPPYVECAKRRFPPLDERTLCEVSLAALQRHLRRLPVVDPIAAFRQQLYSDAKTLADSPIERFHAYSFNSVRQLGANFELFGHYVRWLQASGCIGPFAEIRAACDRIASEAMVLEFRLARACSRGKEERGDSTLDAIQAAYADIVACARQIAPPLQHAAPLRHDAAFAPLAR; encoded by the coding sequence ATGAAATTCGTTTCGCGCGACGGCGAAGACCGGTCGTTCGAGGACGTGCGCCACCGCGCACGCCACTATCGACCGCATCCGCTGCACGGCCACGAGATGGTCTGGAAGCAGACCAACTGCTATGTCGACATGTGGCTCGAGGTGCTCCGGTGGTGGGGCTTCAATCCGTACGCGGCGCTGCCGTTTACGATCGCGCTCGATTTCGAGGGCGACCAGTTCACGTTCTTCAAGTTTCCGCACGACGAACTGGAGCGACTCTACGGCATCGTCGTGCAGGAGCACTCGATCTACGAGCCGCTCGACCGGCACGTCGAGACGCAGGTGGCGCGCGGTCACCTGATGATCGTCGAAGTCGACGCGTGGTTCCTGCCCGATACGCGCGGCATCAGCTATCGCACCCAGCACACCAAGACGACGATCGGCATCGACGCGATCGATCGCGCGCATCGCCAGCTCGGCTATTTCCACAACAGCGGCTACTACGTGGCCGAGGGCGTCGACTACGACGGGCTGGTCGGCGACGGTTCGCCGATGACGCTGCCGCCGTACGTCGAATGCGCGAAGCGGCGCTTCCCGCCGCTCGACGAACGCACGCTGTGCGAGGTGTCGCTCGCGGCGCTGCAACGCCACCTGCGGCGCCTGCCGGTCGTCGATCCGATCGCGGCGTTCCGGCAGCAGCTGTACAGCGACGCGAAGACGCTCGCCGACTCGCCGATCGAGCGCTTCCACGCGTACTCGTTCAATTCGGTGCGGCAGCTCGGCGCGAACTTCGAACTGTTCGGCCACTACGTGCGCTGGCTGCAGGCAAGCGGCTGCATCGGACCGTTCGCCGAGATCCGTGCCGCGTGCGATCGCATCGCGTCCGAGGCGATGGTGCTGGAATTCCGGCTCGCGCGGGCATGCTCGCGCGGCAAGGAAGAACGCGGCGACTCGACGCTCGACGCGATCCAGGCCGCCTATGCGGATATCGTCGCGTGTGCGCGGCAGATCGCGCCGCCGCTGCAGCACGCGGCGCCGCTTCGCCACGACGCGGCGTTCGCGCCGCTCGCGCGGTGA
- a CDS encoding drug:proton antiporter: MEWHCCEFEHLGAVDLYAILRARNAVLVVEDAHTHLDIDGKDAGALHVYARVHDDDAVEVAAYARILPGDDIDPDVVIDKVLTSEACRDDDTLERLLERALAAAHVAWPDTAVRTHVPASRQAFYKRFGFRKAYGPYLEQGAPFVGMVRPADRAAGALRTLLSRVVTASGTGSADTHAEGRASSRQPADTGANR, from the coding sequence ATGGAATGGCATTGTTGTGAATTCGAACATCTGGGCGCCGTCGATCTCTACGCGATCCTGCGCGCCCGCAACGCGGTGCTGGTGGTCGAGGATGCGCACACGCATCTCGACATCGACGGCAAGGACGCCGGCGCGCTGCACGTCTACGCACGCGTGCACGACGACGACGCCGTCGAGGTCGCCGCTTACGCGCGCATCCTGCCCGGCGACGATATCGACCCCGACGTCGTGATCGACAAGGTGCTGACGAGCGAGGCGTGCCGCGACGACGACACGCTCGAACGGCTGCTGGAGCGCGCGCTCGCCGCCGCGCACGTCGCGTGGCCGGACACCGCCGTGCGCACGCACGTGCCGGCGTCGCGCCAGGCGTTCTACAAACGCTTCGGATTCCGCAAGGCCTACGGTCCGTATCTCGAACAGGGCGCACCGTTCGTCGGCATGGTCCGGCCGGCGGACCGCGCGGCAGGTGCGCTGCGCACGCTGCTGTCCCGGGTCGTGACCGCGTCCGGAACCGGCAGCGCCGACACGCATGCCGAGGGCCGTGCGTCCAGCCGGCAGCCGGCCGACACCGGAGCCAATCGATGA
- a CDS encoding acyl carrier protein yields MKNEIRTILKQVAHLEAAIDSIGDGDDLYEAGLSSLDTIQLMLAIEKQFNIEIPDEMLNRNLFRSIDALADTIATLQRTEHSA; encoded by the coding sequence GTGAAAAACGAAATCAGAACCATCCTCAAGCAGGTCGCCCATCTCGAAGCTGCGATCGATTCGATCGGCGACGGCGACGACCTCTACGAAGCGGGCCTGTCGTCGCTCGACACGATCCAGCTGATGCTGGCGATCGAAAAGCAGTTCAACATCGAGATTCCCGACGAGATGCTGAACCGCAATCTGTTCCGCAGCATCGACGCGCTCGCGGACACGATCGCCACCCTGCAACGCACCGAGCATTCCGCATGA
- a CDS encoding glycoside hydrolase family 2 protein gives MTRAAAAPGASAWSMLATAAGAVRRPRELPADADWIAAPVPGTVALALMLAGRLDEAGSLDERDHWYRLDLRGHGARLLRFHGLATLAEAWLDDTPILRSNSMFVAHDVPVSLDGAHRLTLCFRALAPHLRDVRATRRARWRTRLAEPAALRTVRTSLFGHMPGWFPPYVPAGPWRPVDVIDPAGGPAVVHCDLHARVDGDTGWLDAELAFAAPLPDSFAARLSCGEHHATLERSAADRLRATVAVPNVRRWWPHTHGEPVLYDVVLHIGAERHALGATGFRTIEADPGADGKGFGLRVNGVPVFARGACWSSAAPLALHADEATYRRLLTLARDAGFNMIRVGGTMSYEADAFHAWCDRLGLLVWQDFMFANFDYALDEPAFADAVDREAEQFLMRHRASPSLAVLCGGSEIAQQAAMSGLGPKQRFLELTADRLAGHAAARRPDAVYVPDSPDGGVLPFQPRERVSHYYGVGAYLRPLDDARRADVRFASECLAFANVPSDAMLDSLGRPGVHEPRWKAAVPRDPGTSWDFEDIRDHYLRALYDVAPDRLRREDPARYFELSRAAIADVMRETFAEWRRTGSRCAGALVWQLQDVMPGAGWGVIEATHRPKSAWHALRQVLQPVQVLLVDEGLNGLDLHVINERPAPLSAAVELVALRDGRTPVSRAGCPVRIAAHDAVRLGSAELLGRFFDWTYAYRFGPCEHDTVVATLRADDGTLLSQAFHFPSRTHPAVFAPRELGLEACVSRSGDVWHVDIDTRHVARHVQIDAPGFVPRDDWFHLAPGTPARVALMPLDDGAASGAPPVVEIRAVNAARTVRATQAD, from the coding sequence GTGACGCGCGCCGCCGCTGCGCCCGGCGCGTCCGCATGGTCGATGCTGGCGACGGCCGCGGGCGCCGTGCGCAGGCCGCGCGAACTGCCCGCCGACGCCGACTGGATCGCCGCGCCCGTGCCCGGCACGGTCGCACTGGCGCTGATGCTCGCGGGCCGGCTCGACGAAGCGGGCTCGCTCGACGAGCGCGACCATTGGTACCGGCTCGACCTGCGCGGACACGGCGCGCGCCTGCTGCGCTTTCACGGGCTCGCGACGCTCGCCGAAGCGTGGCTCGACGACACGCCGATCCTCCGCTCGAACAGCATGTTCGTCGCGCATGACGTGCCCGTGTCGCTCGACGGCGCGCATCGGCTGACGCTCTGCTTCCGCGCGCTCGCGCCGCACCTGCGCGACGTGCGCGCCACGCGCCGCGCGCGCTGGCGCACGCGGCTCGCCGAACCGGCCGCGCTGCGAACCGTGCGCACCTCGCTGTTCGGCCACATGCCGGGCTGGTTTCCGCCCTACGTGCCGGCCGGCCCGTGGCGGCCCGTCGACGTGATCGACCCGGCCGGCGGCCCTGCCGTCGTCCACTGCGACCTGCATGCGCGCGTCGACGGCGACACCGGATGGCTCGACGCGGAACTCGCATTTGCCGCACCGCTGCCCGACTCCTTCGCCGCCCGGCTGTCGTGCGGCGAGCATCACGCGACGCTCGAACGCAGCGCCGCCGACCGCCTGCGTGCGACCGTCGCGGTACCCAACGTGCGCCGCTGGTGGCCGCATACGCATGGCGAGCCGGTGCTTTACGATGTCGTGCTGCATATCGGCGCGGAACGGCACGCACTCGGCGCCACCGGCTTCCGGACCATCGAAGCGGATCCGGGCGCCGACGGCAAGGGCTTCGGCCTGCGCGTGAACGGCGTGCCGGTGTTCGCGCGCGGCGCATGCTGGAGCAGCGCCGCGCCGCTCGCGCTGCATGCCGACGAGGCGACCTACCGCCGGCTGCTCACGCTCGCGCGCGACGCCGGCTTCAACATGATCCGCGTCGGCGGCACGATGAGCTACGAAGCCGACGCGTTCCATGCCTGGTGCGACCGCCTCGGGCTGCTGGTCTGGCAGGACTTCATGTTCGCGAACTTCGATTACGCGCTCGACGAGCCCGCGTTCGCGGACGCGGTCGACCGCGAGGCCGAACAGTTCCTGATGCGCCACCGCGCGTCGCCGTCGCTCGCGGTGCTGTGCGGCGGCAGCGAGATCGCGCAGCAGGCCGCGATGTCGGGGCTCGGGCCGAAGCAGCGCTTTCTCGAACTGACCGCCGACCGGTTGGCCGGTCATGCCGCGGCGCGACGGCCCGATGCGGTCTACGTGCCGGACTCGCCCGACGGCGGCGTGCTGCCGTTCCAGCCGCGCGAGCGCGTGTCGCACTATTACGGCGTCGGCGCGTACCTGCGCCCGCTCGACGACGCGCGCCGTGCGGACGTGCGCTTCGCGAGCGAATGCCTCGCGTTCGCGAACGTGCCGAGCGACGCGATGCTCGACAGCCTCGGCCGGCCCGGCGTGCACGAGCCGCGCTGGAAGGCGGCGGTGCCGCGCGACCCCGGCACCTCGTGGGATTTCGAAGACATTCGCGACCACTATCTGCGCGCGCTGTACGACGTGGCGCCCGACCGGCTGCGGCGCGAGGATCCGGCGCGCTACTTCGAGCTGTCGCGCGCCGCGATCGCGGACGTGATGCGCGAGACGTTCGCCGAGTGGCGACGCACCGGCTCGCGCTGCGCCGGCGCACTCGTCTGGCAGTTGCAGGACGTGATGCCCGGCGCCGGATGGGGCGTGATCGAAGCGACGCACCGGCCGAAATCGGCCTGGCACGCGCTGCGCCAGGTGCTGCAGCCGGTGCAGGTCCTGCTCGTCGACGAAGGCCTGAACGGGCTGGACCTGCACGTGATCAACGAGCGTCCCGCGCCGCTGTCGGCGGCCGTCGAACTGGTCGCGCTGCGCGATGGCCGCACGCCGGTCTCGCGGGCCGGATGTCCGGTCCGGATCGCCGCACACGATGCGGTCCGGCTCGGCTCGGCCGAACTGCTGGGCCGCTTCTTCGACTGGACCTATGCGTACCGCTTCGGCCCGTGCGAGCACGACACGGTCGTCGCGACGCTGCGCGCCGACGACGGCACGCTGCTGTCGCAGGCGTTCCATTTCCCGTCTCGCACGCATCCGGCGGTGTTCGCGCCGCGCGAACTCGGGCTCGAGGCATGCGTGTCGCGCAGCGGTGATGTCTGGCACGTCGATATCGACACGCGTCACGTCGCGCGTCACGTGCAGATCGACGCGCCGGGATTCGTGCCGCGCGACGACTGGTTCCATCTCGCGCCCGGCACGCCCGCGCGCGTCGCGCTGATGCCGCTCGACGACGGTGCGGCATCCGGGGCGCCGCCGGTCGTCGAGATCCGCGCCGTGAATGCCGCGCGCACCGTGCGCGCGACGCAGGCCGACTGA
- a CDS encoding acyl-CoA dehydrogenase family protein: MSALLPELAADDESRRLDEAARAVAEIAARHADAVDRDARCPVEAIEAMRARRLLSAMVPTRLGGAGASLADIASACSILGQACASSAMVFAMHQIQVACIVDHAADHGWHKLFLQQLVRHQWLLASATSEDGVGGNLRASQCALETNGGEFRLHKSAPTISYGEYADGILATARRDAQAPASEQVLVTLMRDGYTLARRGEWDTLGMRGTCSNGFTLDAQGATVQCLPVPFAQIAEQTMVPVSHILWAAVWIGVAGDAFHRAHQFFRAQARQTDGAPSPAARRIAESLALMQAMQARVDNVLRLYANASARSWSAGMAWAAEINTLKTYVSTTALEVAHEAMMICGMAGYKQGTPFSVGRHIRDLHAAPLMINNDRIAANTSSLLLALRPATLEKLT, translated from the coding sequence ATGAGCGCGCTGCTTCCGGAACTCGCAGCCGACGACGAATCCCGTCGGCTCGACGAGGCCGCGCGCGCCGTCGCGGAGATCGCCGCCCGCCACGCGGACGCGGTCGATCGCGACGCGCGCTGCCCCGTCGAGGCGATCGAGGCGATGCGCGCGCGCCGCCTGTTGAGCGCGATGGTGCCGACGCGGCTGGGCGGCGCGGGCGCCTCGCTGGCGGACATCGCGTCGGCCTGCTCGATCCTCGGCCAGGCCTGCGCATCGTCGGCGATGGTGTTCGCGATGCACCAGATCCAGGTCGCATGCATCGTCGACCACGCGGCCGACCACGGCTGGCACAAACTGTTCCTGCAGCAACTCGTGCGCCACCAGTGGCTGCTCGCGTCGGCCACGTCGGAGGACGGCGTCGGCGGCAACCTGCGCGCGAGCCAGTGCGCGCTGGAAACCAACGGCGGCGAATTCCGGCTGCACAAGTCCGCGCCGACGATCTCGTACGGCGAGTACGCGGACGGCATCCTCGCGACCGCGCGACGCGACGCGCAGGCCCCCGCCTCCGAGCAGGTGCTCGTCACGCTGATGCGCGACGGCTATACGCTGGCGCGCCGCGGCGAATGGGACACGCTCGGCATGCGCGGCACCTGCAGCAACGGCTTCACGCTCGACGCACAGGGCGCCACCGTGCAGTGCCTGCCGGTGCCGTTCGCGCAGATCGCCGAGCAGACCATGGTGCCCGTCTCGCACATCCTGTGGGCTGCCGTGTGGATCGGCGTCGCGGGCGACGCGTTCCATCGCGCACACCAGTTCTTCCGTGCGCAGGCGCGCCAGACCGACGGCGCGCCGTCGCCGGCAGCGCGGCGCATCGCCGAATCGCTCGCGCTGATGCAGGCGATGCAGGCCCGCGTCGACAACGTGCTGCGCCTGTACGCGAATGCATCCGCGCGCTCGTGGTCGGCGGGCATGGCCTGGGCCGCCGAGATCAATACGCTGAAGACCTACGTCTCGACGACCGCGCTCGAAGTCGCGCACGAGGCGATGATGATCTGCGGGATGGCCGGCTACAAGCAGGGCACGCCGTTCAGCGTCGGCCGGCATATTCGCGACCTGCACGCGGCGCCGCTGATGATCAACAACGACCGCATTGCCGCCAACACTTCGAGCCTGCTGCTCGCGCTGCGTCCTGCGACGCTGGAGAAACTCACGTGA
- a CDS encoding sigma-54 dependent transcriptional regulator yields MNMPITRDKSAGGGNAAGQRPLIYWTQAPSVMLRKELARRDWKVSVVSQASELRDTASEITCGILDLSGGHADAIGSIASTCASMRDVVWVALVDAGQTASPNVRALLRDYCFDYITLPASHQRIADTVGHAYGMECLFARDRERLESDEHGIVGTCSAMLRLFDTVRRFARTDAPVFVFGETGTGKELTAVAIHRHSERRNGPFVAVNCAAIPPHLLQSELFGYERGAFTGANARKIGYVEAANGGTLLLDEIGDLPHESQASLLRFLQERAIHRLGGSDPVPVDVRIVSATHVDLRDAMEEGRFRADLFHRLCVMRIDQPPLRARGKDIELLAHHMLERFRGDARHRVRGFSSDAITALYKHDWPGNVRELINRVRRAVVMTEGRLITAHDLELEYCLDAASPSVADIRKSIEREAIETALLRTRGRVAASARELGVSRATLYRWMEAYGIERPRGTGSSD; encoded by the coding sequence ATGAATATGCCAATAACGCGCGATAAGAGCGCCGGCGGGGGGAATGCGGCCGGGCAGCGCCCGTTGATCTACTGGACGCAGGCGCCATCCGTCATGCTGCGCAAGGAACTGGCTCGGCGCGACTGGAAAGTCTCGGTCGTTTCGCAAGCAAGCGAATTGCGCGACACCGCCAGCGAAATCACCTGCGGCATCCTCGACCTCAGCGGCGGGCATGCGGACGCAATCGGCAGCATCGCGTCCACCTGCGCGTCGATGCGCGACGTCGTGTGGGTCGCGCTCGTCGATGCGGGCCAGACCGCGTCGCCGAACGTGCGCGCGCTGTTGCGCGACTATTGCTTCGACTACATCACGCTGCCTGCGTCGCATCAGCGGATCGCGGATACGGTCGGTCACGCGTACGGCATGGAATGCCTGTTCGCGCGCGATCGCGAGCGGCTCGAATCCGACGAACACGGAATCGTCGGCACCTGCAGCGCGATGCTGCGGCTGTTCGATACGGTGCGTCGCTTCGCGCGCACGGACGCGCCCGTGTTCGTGTTCGGCGAAACGGGCACCGGCAAGGAGCTGACGGCGGTCGCGATCCATCGTCATTCGGAGCGGCGCAACGGGCCGTTCGTCGCGGTCAACTGTGCGGCGATTCCGCCGCATCTGCTGCAGTCCGAACTGTTCGGCTACGAGCGCGGCGCGTTTACCGGCGCGAACGCGCGCAAGATCGGCTACGTCGAGGCCGCCAACGGCGGCACGCTGCTGCTCGACGAAATCGGCGACCTGCCGCACGAGAGCCAGGCGAGCCTGCTGCGCTTCCTGCAGGAACGCGCGATTCACCGGCTGGGCGGCAGCGATCCGGTGCCGGTCGACGTCCGGATCGTGTCCGCGACGCACGTCGATCTGCGCGACGCGATGGAGGAAGGCCGGTTTCGCGCGGACCTGTTTCACCGGCTGTGCGTGATGCGCATCGACCAACCGCCGCTGCGCGCGCGCGGCAAGGACATCGAGCTGCTCGCGCATCACATGCTCGAGCGTTTCCGCGGCGATGCGCGCCATCGCGTGCGCGGCTTCTCGTCGGATGCGATCACCGCGCTCTACAAGCACGACTGGCCGGGCAACGTCCGCGAACTGATCAACCGCGTGCGCCGTGCGGTCGTGATGACGGAAGGGCGCCTGATCACCGCGCACGACCTCGAGCTCGAATACTGTCTCGACGCCGCGTCGCCGTCGGTGGCCGACATTCGCAAGTCGATCGAGCGCGAGGCAATCGAAACCGCGCTGCTGCGCACGCGCGGCCGCGTCGCGGCGTCCGCGCGCGAACTCGGCGTGTCGCGCGCGACGCTCTATCGCTGGATGGAGGCCTACGGGATCGAGCGGCCGCGCGGCACGGGCTCGTCGGACTGA
- a CDS encoding Crp/Fnr family transcriptional regulator has translation MTLQANDAVARANGMIELSHSFDANRFLAALDRDDRATLIPQLQLVHLKSGQVLCEPGEMLAAVYLPVTTAISLQYVSSGGMTLEVAQIGSESVVCDDVIGGSGRMPCRAVACRDGFVYRLDRRVFAAAFDTSPVIRHLVFVCVRLLMAQVSQITFCSRHHVLKHQLCRWFLLAYDRSRSIEIQVTHSMLAQMLGVRRETVTDAAGEIQKLGLIRQYRSSIVLADLAGLETMSCGCRAIVRDEMKRILSADTGVPAAARA, from the coding sequence GTGACCTTACAGGCCAACGACGCCGTCGCCCGCGCGAACGGCATGATCGAGCTGTCCCACAGTTTCGACGCCAACCGGTTTCTCGCTGCGCTCGATCGCGACGACCGCGCGACGCTGATCCCGCAACTGCAGCTCGTCCACCTGAAATCCGGGCAGGTGCTGTGCGAACCCGGCGAGATGCTCGCCGCGGTCTACCTGCCCGTCACGACCGCGATCTCGCTGCAGTACGTGTCGTCCGGCGGCATGACGCTGGAGGTCGCGCAGATCGGCAGCGAGAGCGTGGTTTGCGACGACGTGATCGGCGGCAGCGGCCGGATGCCGTGCCGCGCGGTCGCGTGCCGCGACGGATTCGTGTACCGCCTCGACCGGCGCGTGTTCGCCGCCGCGTTCGACACGTCGCCGGTGATTCGCCATCTCGTGTTCGTCTGCGTGCGGCTGCTGATGGCGCAGGTGTCGCAAATCACCTTCTGCAGCCGCCATCACGTGCTCAAACATCAGTTATGCAGATGGTTCCTGCTCGCATACGACCGCTCGCGCAGCATCGAGATCCAGGTCACGCACAGCATGCTCGCGCAGATGCTCGGCGTGCGGCGCGAGACGGTCACGGATGCCGCCGGCGAAATCCAGAAGCTCGGGCTGATCCGGCAGTACCGCAGCTCGATCGTGCTCGCGGATCTCGCCGGCCTCGAGACGATGTCCTGCGGCTGCCGCGCGATCGTGCGCGACGAAATGAAGCGCATCCTGTCGGCCGACACGGGCGTGCCGGCGGCCGCGCGCGCATGA
- a CDS encoding amino acid--[acyl-carrier-protein] ligase — translation MNDRLSVPPAASIPADAPLDRAGVNPLRDELIEAGLLVSTGIQGLFGRSESFERVVEALDAFVTRIGADQQAEVLRFPPAISRLEFERSEYMKSFPQLAGSVHSFCGDERQHQRLLQCLDRGEDWTENQKPTYVVMTPAACYPVYPVIAREGALPADGRIVDVFSYCFRHEPSLDPTRMQLFRMREYVRIGTPEQIVAFRQTWIERGTRMIEALRLPNAIDLANDPFFGRGGKIVANSQREQNLKFELLIPIEHDGRQTACLSFNYHMDHFGLLWNIRTATDEVAHTGCVGFGLERLTLALFRHHGFDIDAWPQDVRDVLWGSP, via the coding sequence GTGAACGACCGCCTGTCCGTGCCCCCCGCCGCTTCCATCCCCGCCGATGCGCCGCTCGACCGCGCCGGCGTCAACCCGCTGCGCGACGAGCTGATCGAGGCCGGCCTGCTGGTCTCGACCGGCATCCAGGGCCTGTTCGGCCGCAGCGAATCGTTCGAGCGCGTGGTCGAGGCGCTCGACGCGTTCGTCACGCGCATCGGCGCCGACCAGCAGGCCGAAGTGTTGCGCTTTCCGCCCGCGATCAGCCGCCTCGAGTTCGAGCGCAGCGAATACATGAAGAGCTTCCCGCAGCTTGCCGGCAGCGTCCATTCGTTCTGCGGCGACGAGCGCCAGCACCAGCGGCTGCTGCAATGCCTCGATCGCGGCGAGGACTGGACGGAAAACCAGAAGCCGACCTATGTCGTGATGACGCCGGCCGCCTGCTATCCCGTCTATCCGGTCATCGCGCGCGAAGGCGCACTGCCCGCCGACGGCCGCATCGTCGACGTGTTCTCGTACTGCTTCCGCCACGAGCCGTCGCTCGACCCGACCCGCATGCAGCTGTTCCGGATGCGCGAGTACGTGCGGATCGGCACGCCCGAGCAGATCGTCGCCTTCCGCCAGACCTGGATCGAACGCGGCACGCGGATGATCGAGGCGCTGCGCCTGCCGAACGCGATCGACCTCGCCAACGACCCGTTCTTCGGGCGCGGCGGCAAGATCGTCGCGAACAGCCAGCGCGAGCAGAACCTGAAGTTCGAACTGCTGATCCCGATCGAGCACGACGGCCGGCAGACCGCATGCCTGAGCTTCAACTACCACATGGACCATTTCGGGCTGCTGTGGAATATCCGCACCGCGACCGACGAAGTCGCGCACACCGGCTGCGTCGGCTTCGGCCTCGAACGCCTCACGCTCGCGCTGTTCCGTCATCACGGCTTCGACATCGACGCATGGCCGCAGGACGTGCGCGACGTGCTGTGGGGATCGCCATGA
- a CDS encoding mannose-1-phosphate guanylyltransferase/mannose-6-phosphate isomerase: MTRLLRPVPEPDLPRILPVILAGGSGTRLWPLSREQHPKQLIELISNESPLSATARRLNGIENASLGDRLLLVCGEQHRFMSAAQVAGQGAAPARILLEPSARNTAPALTLAALDACAYADDPVLAVMPADHVIVDAAAFQDAVGRAARYAQEGAIVTLGVLPRRAETGYGYIQVGAPRAGRHGGQGGYSIGRFVEKPDATLAERYLQSGDYWWNSGIFITRASVWLKAIQALAPDIHAACEAAWRAGVAEDPFFRIDAAAFDACPSDSIDYAVMERLADSGKLGIEGIVVPLAAGWSDVGTWDAIWEIMPKDHQGNVARGPIVFENTQDSLVRSEGRLVACIGMKDVVVIETADAVLVANKHDVQRVKDIVARLKMDQRPQVREHRKVQRPWGHYDSIDVGTRFQVKRIVIEPGKRLSLQMHYHRAEHWIVVRGTARVTRGDDTFLLSENESTYIAVGEVHRLENPGRIPLEIIEVQSGDYLGEDDIVRFEDQYGRAVETPPVRPAPPAAPDDEAHEPAEAVVRDGVR, encoded by the coding sequence ATGACCCGCCTCCTTCGCCCGGTTCCCGAACCGGATCTGCCGCGCATCCTGCCCGTGATTCTCGCGGGCGGCTCCGGTACGCGGCTCTGGCCGCTGTCGCGCGAACAGCATCCTAAGCAGCTGATCGAGCTGATCTCGAACGAGTCGCCGCTGTCGGCGACGGCGCGTCGCCTGAACGGCATCGAGAACGCGTCGCTCGGCGACCGCCTGCTGCTGGTGTGCGGCGAGCAGCACCGCTTCATGAGCGCCGCGCAGGTCGCCGGCCAAGGCGCCGCGCCCGCGCGCATCCTGCTCGAGCCGAGCGCGCGCAATACGGCGCCGGCCCTCACGCTGGCGGCGCTCGACGCATGCGCCTACGCCGACGACCCGGTGCTCGCGGTGATGCCGGCCGATCACGTGATCGTCGACGCCGCCGCGTTCCAGGATGCCGTCGGCCGCGCCGCGCGCTACGCGCAGGAAGGTGCGATCGTTACGCTCGGCGTGCTGCCGCGCCGTGCGGAAACGGGCTACGGCTACATCCAGGTCGGCGCGCCGCGTGCGGGCCGCCACGGCGGCCAGGGCGGCTATTCGATCGGCCGCTTCGTCGAGAAGCCCGATGCCACACTCGCCGAGCGCTATCTGCAGTCGGGCGACTACTGGTGGAACAGCGGCATCTTCATCACGCGCGCGTCGGTCTGGCTCAAGGCGATCCAGGCGCTCGCGCCGGACATTCATGCGGCCTGCGAAGCGGCATGGCGCGCGGGCGTCGCCGAGGATCCGTTCTTCCGGATCGACGCGGCGGCGTTCGACGCGTGTCCGTCCGACTCGATCGACTACGCGGTCATGGAGCGGCTCGCGGACAGCGGCAAGCTCGGCATCGAGGGCATCGTGGTGCCGCTTGCGGCCGGCTGGTCGGACGTCGGCACCTGGGATGCGATCTGGGAAATCATGCCGAAGGACCACCAGGGCAACGTCGCACGCGGCCCGATCGTGTTCGAGAATACGCAGGACAGTCTCGTGCGCTCCGAAGGGCGGCTCGTCGCGTGCATCGGGATGAAGGACGTGGTCGTGATCGAGACGGCCGATGCCGTGCTGGTCGCGAACAAGCACGACGTGCAGCGCGTGAAGGACATCGTCGCGCGCCTGAAGATGGATCAGCGCCCGCAGGTGCGCGAACACCGCAAGGTGCAGCGGCCGTGGGGGCACTACGATTCGATCGACGTCGGCACGCGCTTCCAGGTCAAGCGCATCGTCATCGAACCCGGCAAGCGGCTGTCGCTGCAGATGCACTATCACCGCGCCGAGCACTGGATCGTCGTGCGCGGCACCGCGCGGGTCACGCGCGGCGACGACACGTTCCTGCTGAGCGAAAACGAATCGACGTACATTGCGGTCGGCGAGGTGCATCGGCTCGAGAATCCCGGCCGCATTCCGCTCGAGATCATCGAGGTGCAGTCGGGCGACTACCTCGGCGAAGACGATATCGTGCGCTTCGAAGACCAGTACGGCCGCGCGGTCGAGACGCCGCCGGTCCGACCGGCTCCGCCCGCGGCACCCGACGACGAAGCGCACGAACCGGCCGAAGCGGTGGTGCGCGATGGCGTTCGGTAA